From one Xiphophorus hellerii strain 12219 chromosome 18, Xiphophorus_hellerii-4.1, whole genome shotgun sequence genomic stretch:
- the inppl1a gene encoding phosphatidylinositol 3,4,5-trisphosphate 5-phosphatase 2A: MAGGGGGGGGGVSPLGPAPPMWYHRDLSRAAAEELLARAGRDGSFLVRDSESVNGAYALCVLFQKHVHTYRILPDEEGFLAVQTSQGVQPKRFKTLPELVSLYLQPNQGLVTTLLYAVDREETAVTDDRDYSDGEDEKPPLPPRSASTSTPPGPETPTESTLAANGLSTISHEYLKGSYALDLEAVKQGASSLPHLNKTLVASCKRLNGEVDKVLSGLEILSKVFDQQSAFMVTKMIQQSVNQGGDQELENLVTKLAILRDLLSSIEKKALKALQDMSLSSPCSPPPFSMRHSKAIPVQAFEVKLDVYLAELTKIGKSQKYTLSVDVEGGRLVVMKKVKDNQEDWTTFTHDKIRQLIKSQRVQNKLGIVFEKEKDKSQRKDFIFASAKKREAFCQLLQLMKNKHSNQDEPDMISIFIGTWNMGSVPSPKSVASWVLCRGLGKTLDEMTVTIPHDLYVFGSQENSVCDREWVESLRAVLKEQTELDYKPIAVQTLWSIKLAVLVKPEHENRISHVGMSSVKTGIANTLGNKGAVGVSFMFNGTSFGFVNCHLTSGNEKIARRNQNYLDILRLLSLGDKQLSSFDISLRFTHLFWLGDLNYRLDMDIQEILNYINRKEFEPLLKVDQLNLEREKNKVFLRFAEEEISFPPTYRYERGSRDTYVWQKQKATGMRTNVPSWCDRILWKSYPETHIVCNSYGCTDDIVTSDHSPVFGTFEVGVTSQFVSKKGLPKSSEQAYIEFESIEAIVKTASRTKFFIEFYSTCLEEFKKSYENDSQSSDNVNFLRVGWSNKQLTTLKPLLSEIEYLQDQHLLLTVKSVDGYESYGECVLALKSMIGSTAQQFHTYLSHRGEETGNIRGSMRVRVPAERMGTRERLYEWISVDQDETSGPKGKSTMVSRVGHEYVKQSVVRKQLGELGKVNEEGEKNCKEENTARSKQDTPDGDSSIGKNSFNNPAYYILEGVPHPSAAELLSSPTSPTAPPVKAPPPSAGTRTKLPPAASGPAHSRRTVAGHPARGVSEESSSEDDGGAALAGAQGGGIGGTVGSTLNRPPPDFPPPPLPKGALETTAEAQLSKPRSLYPDLAEVRIPPAGPAGPLVMGDGFRRGAAGALDDQSCSVLQMAKTLSESEFPGQPPRAPSAPPPVRVPTIGILDACRTFPPRNPIPESIAEDMPEEALWGSSSSSLSVGESSVGEWLQRLGLERYEPGLLHNGWDDLEFLSDITEEDLEEAGVLDPAHKQILLESLRQQQQQK; the protein is encoded by the exons ATGGCcgggggaggaggaggcggaggcgGAGGGGTTTCTCCGCTGGGGCCCGCTCCGCCGATGTGGTACCACCGGGATCTTAGCCGCGCGGCGGCCGAGGAGCTGTTGGCCCGGGCGGGGAGAGACGGCAGCTTTCTGGTGCGGGACAGCGAGAGTGTCAACGGTGCTTACGCGTTGTGTGTGCT GTTTCAGAAGCACGTCCACACCTACAGAATCCTCCCAGACGAGGAGGGTTTTCTGGCCGTGCAG aCGTCCCAGGGCGTTCAGCCCAAGCGGTTTAAGACGCTACCGGAGCTGGTGTCTCTGTACCTGCAGCCCAACCAGGGCCTGGTCACAACCCTGCTTTACGCCGTGGACAGGGAGGAGACAGCCGTCACTGATGACAGGGACTACTCAG atGGAGAGGATGAGAAGCCGCCCCTCCCCCCTCGCTCTGCCTCCACCTCCACTCCCCCCGGACCTGAAACGCCTACAGAAAG cactcTGGCAGCTAACGGCCTGAGCACCATTTCCCACGAGTACCTGAAGGGCAGCTATGCGCTGGACCTTGAGGCCGTCAAGCAGGGAGCGTCCTCCCTGCCCCATCTCAACAAGACACTCGTGGCCTCCTGCAAACGTCTCAATGG GGAGGTGGATAAGGTTCTGTCTGGTCTGGAGATCCTCTCTAAAGTGTTTGACCAGCAGAGTGCTTTTATGGTCACTAAGATGATCCAACAG TCGGTGAATCAGGGAGGAGACCAGGAGCTGGAGAACTTGGTGACCAAGTTGGCCATTCTCAGAGATCTGCTGTCCTCCATAGAAAAGAAG GCTCTGAAAGCTCTGCAGGACATGAGTTTGTCCTCACCGTGCTCCCCTCCGCCTTTCTccatgcgccacagcaaagccATTCCTGTGCAGGCCTTTGAG GTGAAGCTGGATGTTTACCTGGCGGAGCTGACAAAGATAGGAAAGAGTCAAAAATACACTTTGTCTGTGGATGTCGAGGGAGGGCGGCTGGTGGTGATGAAGAAGGTGAAGGACAACCAGGAGGACTGGACCACCTTCACACACGACAAAA TCCGTCAGCTGATCAAGTCCCAGAGGGTTCAGAACAAGCTGGGTATTGTGTTTGAGAAGGAGAAGGACAAGAGTCAGAGGAAAGACTTCATCTTTGCCAGCGCCAAG AAGCGGGAGGCATTTtgccagctgctgcagctcatgAAGAACAAACATTCCAACCAGGATGAGCCTGATATGATTTCCATCTTTATTGGCACCTGGAATATGG GCTCGGTACCGTCACCTAAATCTGTGGCTTCCTGGGTGCTGTGCCGCGGCCTGGGGAAAACTCTGGACGAGATGACCGTCACCATTCCCCATGACCTTTACGTGTTCGGGTCGCAGGAGAACTCAGTGTGTGATCGGGAGTGGGTGGAGTCGCTCCGAGCCGTGCTGAAGGAGCAGACGGAGCTGGATTACAAACCg ATCGCCGTGCAGACGCTGTGGAGCATAAAACTTGCTGTGTTGGTGAAACCTGAACATGAAAACAGGATCAGCCATGTGGGGATGTCCAGCGTTAAGACAGGAATCGCTAACACATTGG GCAACAAAGGCGCGGTTGGCGTGTCGTTCATGTTCAACGGGACGTCATTTGGATTCGTCAACTGTCATCTGACGTCAGGCAATGAGAAGATTGCTAG GAGAAACCAGAACTATCTGGACATCCTTCGGCTGCTGTCTCTAGGAGACAAACAGCTGAGCTCCTTCGACATCTCGCTGCGCTTCACACACCTGTTTTGGCTCGGAGACCTCAACTACAGACTGGATATGGATATTCAG gaaattttaaattacattaacagGAAGGAATTTGAGCCTCTGCTCAAAGTGGACCAGCTCAAcctggagagagagaagaaTAAAGTGTTTTTACGCTTTG CTGAGGAGGAGATCTCGTTCCCCCCCACCTACCGTTACGAACGGGGCTCCAGGGACACGTACGTGTGGCAGAAGCAGAAAGCTACAGGG ATGAGGACCAATGTACCGTCGTGGTGTGACCGGATCCTGTGGAAGTCGTATCCAGAAACACACATTGTTTGCAACTCCTATG GCTGTACGGATGATATTGTGACCAGTGACCATTCCCCGGTGTTTGGTACATTTGAGGTTGGAGTGACATCTCAGTTTGTCTCCAAGAAAg GTCTACCAAAGTCTTCAGAGCAGGCCTACATCGAGTTTGAGAGCATTGAGGCCATTGTGAAGACGGCAAGCCGGACTAAGTTCTTCATAGAGTTTTACTCCACCTGTCTGGAAG AGTTCAAGAAGAGCTACGAGAACGACAGCCAGAGCAGCGACAATGTGAACTTCCTGCGTGTGGGCTGGTCCAACAAACAGCTCACCACGCTCAAACCACTCCTGTCGGAAATCGAGTACCTGCAGGACCAACACCTGCTGCTGACCGTCAAATCGGTGGACGGATACGAGTCCTATG GAGAGTGTGTGTTGGCCCTTAAGTCAATGATTGGCAGCACAGCCCAGCAGTTCCACACCTACCTGTCCCACCGAGGAGAAGAAACAGGAAACATCCGGGGGTCCATGAGGGTCAGGGTCCCAGCTGAACGGATGGGCACCAGGGAGCGACTGTATG AGTGGATCAGTGTGGACCAAGACGAGACAAGCGGACCCAAAGGGAAATCCACCATGGTGTCCAGAGTGGGACACGAGTATGTGAA ACAGTCCGTGGTTCGTAAACAGCTGGGAGAGCTGGGGAAGGTCAAcgaggagggagaaaaaaactgcaagGAGGAAAATACTGCAAG ATCCAAACAGGACACGCCAGACGGTGATTCATCGATCGGCAAAAACAGCTTCAACAATCCGGCCTACTACATCCTGGAGGGCGTTCCACACCCATCAGCTGCTGAGCTCCTCTCTTCTCCTACCTCTCCGACCGCCCCGCCCGTTAAAGCCCCGCCTCCCTCAGCTGGGACTCGAACCAAACTTCCTCCTGCAGCCTCTGGACCCGCTCACTCCCGCAGAACTGTGGCAGGACACCCAGCCCGCGGAGTCAGTGAGGAGAGCTCCTCGGAGGATGACGGAGGCGCTGCCCTGGCTGGCGCTCAAGGTGGAGGAATCGGAGGAACAGTTGGGAGCACCCTGAATCGCCCGCCTCCCGacttccctcctcctcctctccctaaGGGAGCCCTGGAGACGACGGCGGAGGCCCAACTCAGCAAGCCTCGCTCTCTCTACCCGGACCTGGCCGAGGTCAGGATCCCGCCGGCCGGTCCCGCGGGGCCTCTGGTCATGGGAGACGGTTTCAGGCGAGGGGCGGCCGGGGCGTTGGACGATCAGTCGTGCTCTGTGCTGCAGATGGCAAAGACTCTGAGTGAGAGTGAGTTTCCTGGACAACCGCCCCGCGCTCCCTCGGCGCCACCCCCAGTTCGAGTGCCAACGATCGGTATCCTGGATGCCTGCCGCACCTTCCCACCCAGGAACCCTATCCCAGAGAGCATAGCAGAGGACATGCCAGAGGAG GCACTGTGGGGCAGCAGTAGCTCATCTTTGTCTGTGGGAGAGTCGTCGGTGGGGGAGTGGCTGCAGAGACTGGGACTGGAGAGATACGAGCCGGGGCTTCTGCACAACGGCTGGGACGATCTGGAGTTCCTGAG tgacatcacagaggagGACCTGGAGGAGGCCGGGGTCCTGGATCCTGCTCACAAGCAGATCCTGCTGGAGAGCctcaggcagcagcagcagcagaaatga